A region of Toxorhynchites rutilus septentrionalis strain SRP chromosome 1, ASM2978413v1, whole genome shotgun sequence DNA encodes the following proteins:
- the LOC129768390 gene encoding ataxin-10-like isoform X2: MEPCRIHAHDALCVDYDVLPKYKGIFECFLACYESEDDGQKAIALNCLKFLRLACAIGKIYQNEIMSMEYFLSKIKSILDNEEVHKSIRKSSLLLLAVLCKDNRPNQDLMFKEFKDFLLESIKSNTIHTSAATLIMYNSYTYMFPIGPNAQELLEVILSNIEMNRLCQQETNLRVSIFLEYLMCKRNEIVDGYKRISCEKKVIFLRFMKEYEHEKVCLDPPLHPGLFEHLLADFKNKSDCVLKTVDSYLDQENTEEMFTLLMFISDVTFLESYDSFLRTDSALFLNMGCLLYQLEYIEKNKNANIFTSVQKIEEIVNIKEGTSDLNIEQGKSFSLKASLVKGLANLAYKNEKNQNLARETGIITTILECINSDASNPLKEWSILAIRNLCDTNSENQKFVTSLTKVGDAESTSVTDSTSGRKIYWIDFDSST; this comes from the exons ATGGAGCCGTGTCGAATACATGCGCACGATGCGCTGTGCGTAGA CTACGATGTCCTCCCTAAATATAAAGgaatatttgaatgttttctggcTTGCTATGAATCCGAAGATGATGGACAGAAAGCGATAGCATTGAACTGTTTGAAATTTCTGAGACTAGCATGTGCCATAGGTAAAATCTACCAGAATGAAATAATGTCTATGGAatattttttatccaaaatcaaaAGTATTCTGGATAATGAAGAAGTTCATAAAAGTATCAGAAAAAGCAGCCTTCTGTTGTTGGCAGTTTTATGCAAAGATAATAGACCAAACCAGGATCTCATGTTCAAAGAATTTAAAGATTTCCTGCTGGAGAGTATTAAAAGCAACACAATCCACACAAGCGCTGCCACGTTAATTATGTACAACTCGTACACATATATGTTTCCTATTGGACCCAACGCACAAGAACTACTAGAAGTAATTCTTTCCAATATAGAAATGAATAGGTTATGCCAACAGGAAACCAACCTACGCGTCAGTATATTTCTGGAATACCTGATGTGTAAACGCAATGAAATTGTCGACGGGTATAAGCGAATTAGCTGtgagaaaaaagttatttttcttcGATTTATGAAAGAATATGAGCATGAAAAAGTCTGCCTTGATCCTCCATTACATCCTGGTCTTTTCGAACATCTGCTTGctgatttcaaaaataaatccGACTGTGTACTGAAGACTGTCGACAGCTATTTGGATCAAGAGAATACAGAGGAAATGTTTACCCTGTTGATGTTTATATCAGACGTAACTTTCCTCGAATCATACGATTCCTTTTTACGAACGGATAGCGCGTTGTTCTTGAACATGGGAT GTCTGCTCTATCAACTggaatacattgaaaaaaacaaaaacgctAATATTTTCActtctgtgcaaaaaattgaggAAATTGTGAACATAAAAGAAGGCACCAGCGATCTCAACATTGAACAAGGCAAATCGTTTTCGCTCAAAGCATCGCTTGTGAAAGGATTAGCAAACTTAGCCTATaagaacgaaaaaaatcaaaacctagCCCGCGAAACGGGGATCATAACCACCATCCTAGAGTGTATAAATTCAGATGCAAGTAATCCGC TTAAGGAATGGAGTATCCTGGCTATTCGTAACTTATGCGATACCAATTCAGAGAATCAAAAATTCGTCACATCTTTAACGAAGGTCGGTGATGCGGAAAGTACGTCAGTAACCGATTCTACCAGTGGACGAAAGATATATTGGATCGACTTTGATTCTTCAACATAG
- the LOC129768390 gene encoding ataxin-10-like isoform X1 → MEPCRIHAHDALCVDYDVLPKYKGIFECFLACYESEDDGQKAIALNCLKFLRLACAIGKIYQNEIMSMEYFLSKIKSILDNEEVHKSIRKSSLLLLAVLCKDNRPNQDLMFKEFKDFLLESIKSNTIHTSAATLIMYNSYTYMFPIGPNAQELLEVILSNIEMNRLCQQETNLRVSIFLEYLMCKRNEIVDGYKRISCEKKVIFLRFMKEYEHEKVCLDPPLHPGLFEHLLADFKNKSDCVLKTVDSYLDQENTEEMFTLLMFISDVTFLESYDSFLRTDSALFLNMGCLLYQLEYIEKNKNANIFTSVQKIEEIVNIKEGTSDLNIEQGKSFSLKASLVKGLANLAYKNEKNQNLARETGIITTILECINSDASNPLVKEWSILAIRNLCDTNSENQKFVTSLTKVGDAESTSVTDSTSGRKIYWIDFDSST, encoded by the exons ATGGAGCCGTGTCGAATACATGCGCACGATGCGCTGTGCGTAGA CTACGATGTCCTCCCTAAATATAAAGgaatatttgaatgttttctggcTTGCTATGAATCCGAAGATGATGGACAGAAAGCGATAGCATTGAACTGTTTGAAATTTCTGAGACTAGCATGTGCCATAGGTAAAATCTACCAGAATGAAATAATGTCTATGGAatattttttatccaaaatcaaaAGTATTCTGGATAATGAAGAAGTTCATAAAAGTATCAGAAAAAGCAGCCTTCTGTTGTTGGCAGTTTTATGCAAAGATAATAGACCAAACCAGGATCTCATGTTCAAAGAATTTAAAGATTTCCTGCTGGAGAGTATTAAAAGCAACACAATCCACACAAGCGCTGCCACGTTAATTATGTACAACTCGTACACATATATGTTTCCTATTGGACCCAACGCACAAGAACTACTAGAAGTAATTCTTTCCAATATAGAAATGAATAGGTTATGCCAACAGGAAACCAACCTACGCGTCAGTATATTTCTGGAATACCTGATGTGTAAACGCAATGAAATTGTCGACGGGTATAAGCGAATTAGCTGtgagaaaaaagttatttttcttcGATTTATGAAAGAATATGAGCATGAAAAAGTCTGCCTTGATCCTCCATTACATCCTGGTCTTTTCGAACATCTGCTTGctgatttcaaaaataaatccGACTGTGTACTGAAGACTGTCGACAGCTATTTGGATCAAGAGAATACAGAGGAAATGTTTACCCTGTTGATGTTTATATCAGACGTAACTTTCCTCGAATCATACGATTCCTTTTTACGAACGGATAGCGCGTTGTTCTTGAACATGGGAT GTCTGCTCTATCAACTggaatacattgaaaaaaacaaaaacgctAATATTTTCActtctgtgcaaaaaattgaggAAATTGTGAACATAAAAGAAGGCACCAGCGATCTCAACATTGAACAAGGCAAATCGTTTTCGCTCAAAGCATCGCTTGTGAAAGGATTAGCAAACTTAGCCTATaagaacgaaaaaaatcaaaacctagCCCGCGAAACGGGGATCATAACCACCATCCTAGAGTGTATAAATTCAGATGCAAGTAATCCGC TAGTTAAGGAATGGAGTATCCTGGCTATTCGTAACTTATGCGATACCAATTCAGAGAATCAAAAATTCGTCACATCTTTAACGAAGGTCGGTGATGCGGAAAGTACGTCAGTAACCGATTCTACCAGTGGACGAAAGATATATTGGATCGACTTTGATTCTTCAACATAG